In Roseicyclus marinus, the genomic window TTGAGACGCGCGACGGCGGGCAGGGACCAATGGGTCAGCGCGATCTCGGAAAAGGTGGAGATCATGAGCGTGGCATCGCCCAGCGACACGATGACTTCGCGGCGCTGGGCATCGGGTGCCTCGCGCCAGAGGCCCGTCGCCTCGAGCCGATTGTATTGCTCAAGTACCGTCATGGGCGTGCTGCTCGACCCTGTTTCGGCGCAGCATAGCCCGGCGCGGCCCCCGGCTCAACGCTGATTGGCCCAAGATCGCCCGTCAGAGGCTGCTTGCGATCTTGCGCAGTTCGAATTTCTGGATCTTGCCGGTCGAGGTCTTGGGCAAGTCCTGAAAGACGACATGTTTGGGGGTCTTGAACCCTGCAAGGCGCTGGCGGGCGAAGGCGATGATTTCCTCTTCGGTGGCGGTGGCCCCTTCCTTGAGTTCGAGGAAGGCGCAGGGCACCTCGCCCCATTTCTCGTCGGGTTTGGCCACAACGGCGGAGAGGAGCACGGCGGGATGGTGCATCAAGACGCCCTCCACCTCGACCGAGCTGACGTTTTCGCCGCCCGAGATGATGATGTCCTTGGCGCGGTCGGCGATCTGGACATAGCTGTCGGGGTGCTGTTTGGCGATGTCGCCGGAATGGAAATAGCCGCCCGCAAAGGCTTCGTTCGTGGCGCGGGGGTTCTTGTAATAGCCCTTCATCACGGAATTGCCGCGCATCATGATCTCGCCCAGCGCCGCGCCATCCATGGGGATCTGGGTCATCGTGTCGGGGTCCATGACGGTAATGTGGTCCATGTTGGGCATCGGCACGCCCTGACGCGCCTTGACGGCGGCGCGGTCGTCACCGCGCAGATCGGCCCAGTCGACATCCTTGAAGGTGCATTCGGTGGCCGGCCCATAGGTTTCGGTCAGGCCGTAGACCTGCGTGATGTTGAAGCCCATGGTTTCGATGGCGGCCAGCGTCGCAGGCGCGGGCGGTGCACCGGCGGTGAAAACCTCGACCACATGGGCAAAATCCCGGCGGTCGGCGGGTTTGGCGTTGACCAGCATGTTGAGCACGATGGGCGCGCCGCCGAAATGGGTGACGCCCTCGTCCGCGATGGAATCGTAGATCGCTTTCGCGGTGATGTCGCGGCAGCACACGGTCGTGCCGCCGACCACGGGCATGGTCCAGACATGGCACCAGTTGTTGCAGTGAAAGAGCGGCACGATGGTCAAATAGGTCGGGTAGAGCGTCATCCGCCACGAGATCGGCGTGCCCATGGTGATCAGGTAGGCCCCGCGATGGTGATAGACCACGCCCTTGGGCCGCCCGGTGGTGCCCGAGGTGTAGTTGAGCGCGAGGCTTTCCCATTCGTCGACGGGCATGATCCAGTCGAAATCGGTATCCCCTTCGGCGATCAGCGCGTCATAGGTCAGGTGGCGGCCCGAGGCGTGATAGCCTGCCGCCGCATCGGGCACTTCGACGATCAGGGGGAGATCGGCGTTTTCCTGCGCGGCGATGGCTTCCTCCACCACGCCGAGGAATTGGGTGTCGACGAGCACCACCTTGGCCTCGCCATGGTCGAGGATGTAGGAGATCGTGCCGATATCGAGGCGGATGTTGATGGAATTGAGCACCGCGCCACAGGCGGGGATTGCCCAATGCGCCTCCACGTGGGGGGCGGTGTTGGGCATGACGGCGGCCACGACATCGCCGGGGGCCACGCCGCGTTTCGCGAGCGCCGAGGCAAGCCGGGTGACGCGGGTGTAGAGCTCGCCATAGGTCAGGCGAAAGCCGCGATCCACCAGCGCGGGGCGGTTGGTGAAGATGCGGTTGGCGCGGATCAGGTGGCTGAGCGGCGTCAGCGCCACGTGATTGGCGGCGCGCTTTTCCAGCCCGGTCTCGTCCTTCATCCAGCCCATGGCCACCCCCTGTTGTCTGCGAAAGATTCTGACCGGAGTCTTGGCGCGCGGCGCAAGAAAAGGAAAGGGGGCGGGGCGGCTTTTGCGCCGCCTTTCCTGCGGCTATGGTCCGGCGCAGGGATGAGGGAGGCGGGGATGGAACCGGAGATCACGGGGCCCTTGAGGGTCGAGGCAGGCGTCTATCGGGCCGGGGCGGCACCGGGCGATCCGGCCCCCTATGCGGGCGAGGACAGTTTCACATTCGTCCGGGTCAAGGTCAGGGATGGTGATGGCATCACGGGCGAGGGCTTCACCGGCCGGTTCTGCGCGGCGGAGGTGGCGCATCTGTTGAACGGGGCGGTGGCCGAGGCGCTGGCGGGGCCTGTCAGCCTGCCAGAGCTGGCGCGCAAGCTGAACCCAAGGGGGATGACGGGGGTGGTCGTCTCGGCGTTATCGGCGCTTGAGGTCGCGTTTTGGGATCTTGCGGGCAAGCGGGCGGGCAAACGCGTGGCCGCGTTGCTGGGGGGCGCGAGGGATGGCGCATCGGTCGATGTGACCTGCGGTTTCCCGGCGCTGGAGATGGGCGCGCTGGTCGAGGCCTGCGCGGCGGAGGTCGTGGCGGGGGCGCATGGGGTCAAGGTGCTGGTCGCCGCCAAGGGGCGGAGCGTGGCGGAGGATATCGCGCGCGTCCGCGCCGTGCGGGAGGCGATCGGACCCGAGGCG contains:
- a CDS encoding AMP-binding protein; this encodes MGWMKDETGLEKRAANHVALTPLSHLIRANRIFTNRPALVDRGFRLTYGELYTRVTRLASALAKRGVAPGDVVAAVMPNTAPHVEAHWAIPACGAVLNSINIRLDIGTISYILDHGEAKVVLVDTQFLGVVEEAIAAQENADLPLIVEVPDAAAGYHASGRHLTYDALIAEGDTDFDWIMPVDEWESLALNYTSGTTGRPKGVVYHHRGAYLITMGTPISWRMTLYPTYLTIVPLFHCNNWCHVWTMPVVGGTTVCCRDITAKAIYDSIADEGVTHFGGAPIVLNMLVNAKPADRRDFAHVVEVFTAGAPPAPATLAAIETMGFNITQVYGLTETYGPATECTFKDVDWADLRGDDRAAVKARQGVPMPNMDHITVMDPDTMTQIPMDGAALGEIMMRGNSVMKGYYKNPRATNEAFAGGYFHSGDIAKQHPDSYVQIADRAKDIIISGGENVSSVEVEGVLMHHPAVLLSAVVAKPDEKWGEVPCAFLELKEGATATEEEIIAFARQRLAGFKTPKHVVFQDLPKTSTGKIQKFELRKIASSL
- a CDS encoding mandelate racemase/muconate lactonizing enzyme family protein; the encoded protein is MEPEITGPLRVEAGVYRAGAAPGDPAPYAGEDSFTFVRVKVRDGDGITGEGFTGRFCAAEVAHLLNGAVAEALAGPVSLPELARKLNPRGMTGVVVSALSALEVAFWDLAGKRAGKRVAALLGGARDGASVDVTCGFPALEMGALVEACAAEVVAGAHGVKVLVAAKGRSVAEDIARVRAVREAIGPEAGLIADANCGWDLQSALEFARGAADLGLSFLEEPVRGNDRHALARLAAEGAVPLGAGQMEQSPERFELLAEAGVAVIQPNAVFAGGIGAAVALAQAAEARGCAVSPAGGWDIVNLHWMCGAMGAGAVELHRAQGRIARLLMARPPEMSGGRLVVSEAPGLGLCPDEEALAACRVG